GCCCAGCAGGTTCAGCCGCTTGGCGTCCTTGAGGATGTTCGCCACGGGTCCGGCAGTGTTCTGGTTGATGATGTACTTGGCACCCTGCGCCTCCAGCCGCTTCAGGAGGGCCGTGTTGTCCAGGTTGTTGCCGCCGACTTCCTGCACGTCGGTGATCTTGAGGCCCAGGCGGGTGGCGGCCTTGCGGGCGTCCACCACCGGGTCACGCCCGAAGGGGCTGGGATTGACGATCAACGCCACCTTTGCGCCGCGCTCCTTCTTGGCGATGTATTCCAGCAGCGCCACGATGTTTTCACTGTAGCTGCTGACCGGCAGGAAGGTGTAGGTGTTGTCCGGCGCGTCGATGATGCCGATGTGGTAGCTGGCGGTCAGGGTGGGGATCTTGGTTTCCTGAATCACGCTCTTGAGTTGCAGCGCCCCACCCGTCGCGTAGCCCAGGAACACCGGGGCGTTCAGGTTGCCCACGAAATCCTCGAAGTTGCGCTGGGTGTTGGCGTTGTTGTACTGGTCGTCGCGGGTCACGCAGTTCAGGGTGATGCCCGGCAGCATCTTCTGCGCGTTGGCGTACTTGCAGTAGTCCTCCACGCCCGCCGCGTAGCTGGCCCCGGCGTCGCTCGTGGGGCCGGTGATGGCCCCGGACCACGGCAACGTGACGGTTTTCTGGGCAGCGGCGAAGGAGATGGACACGAGGGCGGACAGCAGCAGGGTTTTCTTCATGGGTGAAACCTCCAGTGGGTGAGAGGGCGGGTCCGGGTGTGGCCTGAGGTTGATGTGGATTGAGATTGAGGTGGAGGGGTGGGCGCTAGAACTTGTACGGCCACTTCTTGAAATAGAGCCTGGACAATCGCCACCAGTTGGCCAGCCCACGCGGCTCGAACATCAGGAACAGCACGATGGCGAGACCGAAGGACAGCGGGCGCAGGGCAGTGGCCGCGTCGACCCCCGCCGGAAAGAGGTTCTGAGAGCCGATCCAGTTGCTGGTGCCGCCCACGATGCGGTCGAGCGCCACAATGAACAGGGGGCCCAGGAACGAGCCCGGCAGGCTGCCCAGACCGCCCACGATGGCCATTGCCAGCAGCTGGATGGAGATGTGCAGACCGTAATCCTCGATCACCACGGCTTTCTGAAAGTAGGCGAACAGTCCACCCGCGATGCCGGCGTAGAACGAGCCGATCATGAACGCCGTGATCTTGGCGGTGCCGGGGTTGATGCCCATGGCGGCGGCGGCCCGGTCGTTGTCCCGAACGGCGATCAGCGAGCGCCCATGCTTGGTGCGCAGCACGTTGCGCCACAGCAGGCCCATCACCACCAGCACCGGCAGAATCAGGTAGTACCACACGAAATTGTGGTTAAAGAAGGTGGCCTTGACCCCGAACACCTGCACCTGCGGCAGGCTGATCGCCCCCCCCTGCGCCAGCAGCGGTGTGTGCCCCACCCCCCACTCGAAAATGATCTGGAACGCCAGGGTGGCGACGGCCAGGTACAGGTATTTCAGGCGCAGGCTGGGCAGACCGACAAACGTTCCGACGAGTGCGCCCGCCAGCCCGCCCACCGGAATGGCGAGAAAGAATGGCAGGTTCCATCGTGTGGCCGCCAGCGCCGTGGCGTACGCCCCCACGCCCATGAACGCCGCCTGCCCGATGTTGATCAGGCCGGTGTAGCCGGTGGTGATGTTCAGCCCGATCACCGCCACCGCGTAGATCATGATCATGTTCACGTCGCGCAGCATGGTCTTGGGCAGGATCAGTGGCAGCAGCAGCAGCAGACCGATGAGGACGATCAGGCTCAGTTGCTCGGCGTAGGTGGCAAAGATGGTCTGGTCCTGCCGGTACCTGGTCCGGTAATTGCCGGTCTGCGTGAAGCGGGAGGCAGGCATCAGCGCACGCCCCTAGACGGCTCATGGCGCATGGCCACACCTGCGCTACACACGCTCGATCTCCCTGGTTCCGAACAGCCCGTAAGGACGAATCAGCAGCACGATGATCAGGATGATGAACGGAAACACCTCGCGGGTGCCGCCGCCCGGCACGATGCCGTCGAGGTAGCCCGCCGAGAGGTTTTCCAGAATCCCGATCAGCATGCCGCCCACGATGGCCCCCACCACGCTGTCCAGGCCACCCAGGATGACCACCGGAAAGACCTTGAGGCCGATCCCTGCCAGCCCGCCCAGCGTCAGGCCGCTCATCAGGCCCAGAATCACGCCGGCCGCCGCCGCCGTGAGGCCCGCCGCTGCCCAGGCCAGGGCAAACACGCGCTCGACGCTGGTGCCCACGCTCATGGCCGCCATCTGGTCATCGGCCACGGCGCGCATGGTGATCCCCAGGGTGCTCTTGTTGAAGAAGTAGGTGAAGCCTCCTAGCAGGCCCAGCGCCATCAGCACGCCGGCGATCTGCGTCTTGGACAGGGGCAGGCCGAACAGTTCCACGCCCTCTCCGGTCAGCAGGGCGGGCCGCTCGAATCCAAAGGTGCCCGCGCCGTAGGGCGTCAGGTGAATCAGCCCGTCGATGACGCTGCTCAAACCGATGGTGACCATGATGACGGCGATGATCGGCTGGCCCACCATGCGCCGCAGGAACACGCGCTCGATCAGCATGCCCAGCAGGAACGTCGCCAGCATGGCAATCAGCCCGGCCAGCCAGAAGTTGACGCCCCGCTGCGTCAGGGCGAAGGCGATAAAGGCCCCGGTGGCGATGATCTGCCCGTGGGCAAAGTTAATAACGCGGCTGGACTTGTAGATCAGCACGAAGCCCAGCGCGGCCAGGGCATACACGCTGCCGATCACGACGCCTGCAATCAGCAGTTGCGGCAGTAGTTCCACTCAGACCTCCGGTGAAGTGCGAAAGGGGCGATTGAAAACGGTGGACGCGGCACAGGGCGGGCCGTTCATGCGCCTGCCTGGGCCACCGTCACGCCGGCGCGTGGCAGACGCGGTTCCATGCCCGGCACGCGGTGAACCGTCACCTCGGTCTCCACACGCTGGGTCTGGCCGTCCTGGTACTTGAACGTCGCCTCCACCCGCACCGAGGCCGAGCCGTCGTACAGGGCGGCCACAATGGGCGCGTACTTCTCACGAATCAGCTTGCGCCTCACCTTGCCGGTGCGGGTCAGTTCGTCGTCGTCGGCGTCCAGCAGCTTGTACAGCAGCACAAAGCGGGCCACGCGCTCGTGGGGCTCGAGCCGCCCGTTGGCCTCCTCCACCTCCTTCAGGATCAGTTCGGCCAGTTCCGGCTTGCTGCTCAGGTCCATGTAGGTGCTGTACGCAATCTGGCGTTTCTCAGCCCACTGCCCGGCGGTCAGGGGATCGACATTCAGGAAAGCGGTGACCTCGTCCTGGCCGTCCCCGAACGCCACGGCCTCCTTGATGTAGGGGCTGAACTTCAGGCGGTTCTCAATGAACTGCGGGCTGAAGGTCTCGCCGCCCGCCGTCTTCATCACGTCGCTCAGGCGGTCAATCACCTGAAGATGCCCGTCGGGGGTCAGGCGTCCGGCCGGATGGTCTCGGCACTGGCGTCATCGCGCTTGTAGTATCCGGCCACCACGGCGGGGCTACGGCTGAGGATCTCGCCCTCGTCGGTTATCCTGACCTCGCCGCCAGGGAGAATCTTGCCCACGGTGTCGAAGCGCACGTCACCGTCGCGGTGAACGTAGGCAATGCCGATGTTCTCGGTCTGGCCGTAGATCTGTTTGAGGTTCACGCCCAGGCCGTGGTAGAAGCGGAACACGTCCGGCCCCAGCGCCGCGCCGCCGGTGTACGCACGTTTGAGACGTAAAAACCCCAGCTGGTCCAGCAGCGGACGGGTCAGGCCCCAGTACGCCAGCCAGCGCTTGAATCCTGCCGCGCCGCTGGCCTTCTTGCCGCTGAGGCTGGCGTCGGCGGCGTCAGTGCTCCACTGCAGCAGCTTGCGGTACAGCGCCCGGTTGGGCCCGTAACTCTCCTGCATGCGGATGAACATGGCGCTCTGAATGCCCTCCCACACGCGCGGCGGCGCGAACATGAAGTGCGGGCCGATTTCCACCAGATCGCTCATGGCGGTCTCGTTGCTCTCGGGGAAGTTGACCGTTACGGCATTTGCCAGCGCCACCGCCACCGTCATCATCTGCTCGCCAATCCATGCCATCGGCAGGAAGGAGAGGTAGTCGTCACCGGGGTTCAGCGGGTCCACCTCGCCCAGCGCCTGGCCCATGTACAGTAGGTTGCGGTGCGAGAGCATGGCCGCCTTGGGATTGCCGGTGGTGCCGGAGGTGAGACTGAAGTGGCACACGTCATCGGGCTTTCCCAGCGCGGCCTCGCGGTCAAAGACGGTGGCCGCCTCCTTCTGGCCAAGCTTCAACAACTGTTCAAAGGAGATGAACCACTCGTCACCCGCGTGCTTGCTCATGCCGCGCGGGTCCTCGTAGATGACCTTGCGGATGTTCGGCAGGCTGCCGCGGTGTTCCAGAAGCTTGTCCACCTGCTCCTCGTCCTCGGCCATGACCACCACGGCATCGGTATAGTCCAGCACGTAGCGCACTTCCTCGGCCACGCTGCTCTGGTACACGCCCACGCTGACGGCCCCCAGCGCCTGCGCGCCAACCTCCATGAACACCCAGGCGGGAATGTTGTCGGCCATCACCGCGACCTTCTCGCCGCGCACGACGCC
This is a stretch of genomic DNA from Deinococcus aerolatus. It encodes these proteins:
- a CDS encoding branched-chain amino acid ABC transporter permease encodes the protein MELLPQLLIAGVVIGSVYALAALGFVLIYKSSRVINFAHGQIIATGAFIAFALTQRGVNFWLAGLIAMLATFLLGMLIERVFLRRMVGQPIIAVIMVTIGLSSVIDGLIHLTPYGAGTFGFERPALLTGEGVELFGLPLSKTQIAGVLMALGLLGGFTYFFNKSTLGITMRAVADDQMAAMSVGTSVERVFALAWAAAGLTAAAAGVILGLMSGLTLGGLAGIGLKVFPVVILGGLDSVVGAIVGGMLIGILENLSAGYLDGIVPGGGTREVFPFIILIIVLLIRPYGLFGTREIERV
- a CDS encoding branched-chain amino acid ABC transporter permease; translated protein: MPASRFTQTGNYRTRYRQDQTIFATYAEQLSLIVLIGLLLLLPLILPKTMLRDVNMIMIYAVAVIGLNITTGYTGLINIGQAAFMGVGAYATALAATRWNLPFFLAIPVGGLAGALVGTFVGLPSLRLKYLYLAVATLAFQIIFEWGVGHTPLLAQGGAISLPQVQVFGVKATFFNHNFVWYYLILPVLVVMGLLWRNVLRTKHGRSLIAVRDNDRAAAAMGINPGTAKITAFMIGSFYAGIAGGLFAYFQKAVVIEDYGLHISIQLLAMAIVGGLGSLPGSFLGPLFIVALDRIVGGTSNWIGSQNLFPAGVDAATALRPLSFGLAIVLFLMFEPRGLANWWRLSRLYFKKWPYKF
- a CDS encoding acyl-CoA synthetase family protein, translated to MIDRLSDVMKTAGGETFSPQFIENRLKFSPYIKEAVAFGDGQDEVTAFLNVDPLTAGQWAEKRQIAYSTYMDLSSKPELAELILKEVEEANGRLEPHERVARFVLLYKLLDADDDELTRTGKVRRKLIREKYAPIVAALYDGSASVRVEATFKYQDGQTQRVETEVTVHRVPGMEPRLPRAGVTVAQAGA
- a CDS encoding ABC transporter substrate-binding protein; its protein translation is MKKTLLLSALVSISFAAAQKTVTLPWSGAITGPTSDAGASYAAGVEDYCKYANAQKMLPGITLNCVTRDDQYNNANTQRNFEDFVGNLNAPVFLGYATGGALQLKSVIQETKIPTLTASYHIGIIDAPDNTYTFLPVSSYSENIVALLEYIAKKERGAKVALIVNPSPFGRDPVVDARKAATRLGLKITDVQEVGGNNLDNTALLKRLEAQGAKYIINQNTAGPVANILKDAKRLNLLGKMQFMGAHYTGGEDLTKLAGDAAKDFIWATSYYLYDEANQPGIQLVKKIGAQFKRGADTIRSVHYTSGMLASAIAIEAMKRAGNNPDAAGVYKGLISMNGSRSFDPGFAVGPVTFSAKDHIGAESLRLLQADATGNFKAITGAQRSAMFQLVHPMK
- a CDS encoding AMP-binding protein → MSAYDVGDVTALTIPQLLAKRAAQTPRAVALRHKEYGIWNETTYADYLTRAREVAAGLHALGVVRGEKVAVMADNIPAWVFMEVGAQALGAVSVGVYQSSVAEEVRYVLDYTDAVVVMAEDEEQVDKLLEHRGSLPNIRKVIYEDPRGMSKHAGDEWFISFEQLLKLGQKEAATVFDREAALGKPDDVCHFSLTSGTTGNPKAAMLSHRNLLYMGQALGEVDPLNPGDDYLSFLPMAWIGEQMMTVAVALANAVTVNFPESNETAMSDLVEIGPHFMFAPPRVWEGIQSAMFIRMQESYGPNRALYRKLLQWSTDAADASLSGKKASGAAGFKRWLAYWGLTRPLLDQLGFLRLKRAYTGGAALGPDVFRFYHGLGVNLKQIYGQTENIGIAYVHRDGDVRFDTVGKILPGGEVRITDEGEILSRSPAVVAGYYKRDDASAETIRPDA